In the genome of Kitasatospora cathayae, one region contains:
- a CDS encoding NEW3 domain-containing protein, whose product MRKTWAALLAASLAAAPLAAVPLTSTPAVAAESAGATLVPTPPMGWNDWNAFGCDVDEQLVEQTADRLVSTGLRAAGYQYVNIDDCWMAKTRDAAGRLVPDPVKFPHGITGVAAYVHAKGLKLGIYESAGTMTCAGFPGSLGHEQQDADSFASWGVDYLKYDNCYNQGLPSLQRYRAMGDALAKTGRPIVYSLCNWGLDSVWTWGATVGQLWRTTGDIDASFGRMLDIFHANAKLADAAGPGGWNDPDMLEVGNGMTATEDRAHFSLWAEMAAPLIAGTDLRKASADTLAVYGNTEVISVDQDRLGKQGRPVSMAAGLDVLAKPLADGGVAVTLFNENPQPAVISTTAAAVGLPAAKGYLLRDLWAHTTGESAGAVSATVPGHGVVMYKVTPTDHPGGQHPDLVLDTKVPDLTPGGAATVTTTFTDNGAQSANDVLLGLDVPAGWAVAPLSETRFGHVPPGGAAQAMFRVTAPAHLPTPITRATLTGTATAHGPGGPQRVTAPAPVVLAAPVQAPFRTFTDTTAVFGAQDGTFAIDGAGADLYYDVDEYSAVYRPGAEHDGSTTVVKLTAQAPTSDWAKAGIMVRNDITQPGRSAGYLVLAEAPGKGYVLQWDSDGNGQLDSNSAPANQGSGSAAYPSWLKLVRDGSTYTGYYSTDGTTWTKVGEATVPGAAARQDVGLFTTSHSAGTSGEADFTGFTQS is encoded by the coding sequence ATGCGCAAGACGTGGGCCGCGTTACTCGCGGCCTCGCTGGCGGCGGCGCCGCTCGCCGCCGTTCCCCTCACCAGCACCCCGGCCGTGGCCGCCGAGTCGGCCGGCGCCACGCTGGTCCCCACCCCGCCGATGGGCTGGAACGACTGGAACGCCTTCGGCTGCGACGTCGACGAGCAGCTGGTCGAGCAGACCGCCGACAGACTGGTCTCGACCGGCCTGCGGGCCGCCGGCTACCAGTACGTCAACATCGACGACTGCTGGATGGCCAAGACCCGCGACGCCGCCGGCAGGCTCGTCCCCGACCCGGTCAAGTTCCCGCACGGGATCACCGGTGTGGCCGCCTACGTCCACGCCAAGGGCCTCAAGCTCGGCATCTACGAGAGCGCCGGCACGATGACCTGTGCCGGCTTCCCCGGCAGCCTCGGCCACGAGCAGCAGGACGCGGATTCCTTCGCCTCCTGGGGCGTCGACTACCTCAAGTACGACAACTGCTACAACCAGGGCCTACCCTCGCTGCAGCGCTACCGCGCGATGGGCGACGCGCTGGCGAAGACCGGCCGCCCGATCGTCTACAGCCTCTGCAACTGGGGTCTGGACAGCGTGTGGACCTGGGGCGCCACCGTCGGCCAACTCTGGCGCACCACCGGGGACATCGACGCCTCGTTCGGCCGGATGCTGGACATCTTCCACGCCAACGCCAAGCTCGCCGACGCCGCGGGACCGGGCGGCTGGAACGACCCGGACATGCTGGAGGTCGGCAACGGCATGACGGCGACCGAGGACCGCGCCCACTTCTCGCTCTGGGCCGAGATGGCGGCCCCGCTGATCGCCGGCACCGACCTGCGCAAGGCGAGCGCCGACACCCTCGCCGTCTACGGCAACACCGAGGTCATATCCGTCGACCAGGACCGGCTCGGCAAGCAGGGGCGGCCGGTGAGCATGGCCGCCGGTCTGGACGTCCTGGCCAAGCCGCTCGCCGACGGCGGGGTGGCGGTCACCCTGTTCAACGAGAACCCGCAGCCCGCGGTGATCTCGACCACGGCGGCCGCGGTCGGCCTGCCGGCGGCCAAGGGGTACCTCCTGCGGGACCTGTGGGCGCACACCACCGGCGAGAGCGCCGGCGCGGTCAGCGCCACCGTGCCCGGCCACGGCGTCGTGATGTACAAGGTCACCCCGACCGACCACCCGGGCGGACAGCACCCGGACCTCGTCCTCGACACCAAGGTGCCCGACCTCACCCCGGGCGGCGCGGCCACCGTCACCACGACCTTCACCGACAACGGCGCGCAGTCCGCGAACGACGTGCTGCTCGGACTGGACGTACCGGCCGGCTGGGCGGTGGCACCGCTGTCGGAGACCCGGTTCGGGCACGTGCCGCCCGGCGGCGCGGCCCAGGCCATGTTCCGCGTGACCGCCCCGGCGCACCTGCCGACGCCGATCACCAGGGCCACCCTCACCGGCACCGCCACCGCGCACGGGCCGGGTGGCCCGCAGCGCGTCACCGCGCCGGCGCCGGTCGTCCTGGCCGCACCCGTGCAGGCCCCGTTCCGGACCTTCACCGACACCACCGCCGTGTTCGGCGCGCAGGACGGTACGTTCGCCATCGACGGCGCGGGCGCCGACCTCTACTACGACGTCGACGAGTACAGCGCCGTCTACCGGCCGGGCGCCGAACACGACGGCTCCACCACGGTCGTGAAGCTCACCGCGCAGGCACCGACCAGCGACTGGGCCAAGGCCGGGATCATGGTCCGCAACGACATCACCCAGCCGGGCCGTTCGGCCGGGTACCTCGTCCTGGCCGAGGCCCCCGGCAAGGGCTACGTGCTGCAGTGGGACAGCGACGGCAACGGTCAACTGGACTCCAACAGCGCTCCGGCGAACCAGGGTTCGGGCTCGGCGGCCTATCCGAGCTGGCTGAAGCTGGTGCGCGACGGATCGACGTACACCGGCTACTACTCCACCGACGGGACCACCTGGACCAAGGTCGGAGAGGCCACCGTGCCGGGAGCGGCCGCACGCCAGGACGTCGGGCTGTTCACCACCTCGCACAGCGCGGGCACCAGCGGCGAGGCCGACTTCACGGGCTTCACCCAGAGCTGA
- the galT gene encoding galactose-1-phosphate uridylyltransferase encodes MHRTATRLADGRELVYFDQAPGAVRDVRDERPLEPAASLSEIRLDPVLGEWVTVAAHRQQRTYHPPAGECPLCPSRDGRLSEIPAADYEVAVFENRFPSLAPGSAEHVAARDAPLHTLRPGNGRCEVVCFTSDHDASFADLDEAKARLVLDAWTDRTAELSALPGVRQVYCFENRGEEIGVTLAHPHGQIYAFPFVPSRTTRMIARAEAHRARTGRNLFEDLLSAEQDSPERLVLRGEHWVAFVPFAARWPYEVHLYPKRRVADLTALTEPERAEFPGLYLDLLRRFDALFPAAPGAAPNRTPYISAWHQAPRTGGGQLALHLELFTVRRAPGKLKYLAGVESGMDAFVTDVSPEQAASRLREAALG; translated from the coding sequence GTGCACAGAACCGCCACCAGGTTGGCCGACGGCCGCGAACTGGTCTACTTCGACCAGGCGCCGGGAGCCGTTCGCGACGTCCGGGACGAACGCCCCCTGGAGCCCGCGGCGAGCCTCTCCGAGATCCGGCTCGACCCGGTGCTCGGTGAGTGGGTCACCGTGGCCGCCCACCGCCAGCAGCGCACCTACCACCCGCCGGCCGGCGAGTGCCCGCTGTGCCCGTCCCGGGACGGGCGGCTCAGCGAGATCCCGGCGGCCGACTACGAGGTGGCGGTGTTCGAGAACCGCTTCCCCTCGCTCGCCCCGGGGTCGGCCGAGCACGTCGCGGCCCGGGACGCGCCCCTGCACACCCTCCGGCCCGGCAACGGCCGCTGCGAGGTGGTCTGCTTCACCTCCGACCACGACGCCTCCTTCGCGGACCTGGACGAGGCCAAGGCGCGCCTGGTGCTGGACGCCTGGACCGACCGCACGGCGGAACTGTCCGCCCTGCCCGGCGTGCGCCAGGTGTACTGCTTCGAGAACCGCGGCGAGGAGATCGGCGTCACGCTCGCCCACCCGCACGGTCAGATCTACGCCTTCCCCTTCGTCCCCTCCCGCACCACCCGGATGATCGCCCGGGCCGAGGCGCACCGGGCCCGCACCGGCCGGAACCTGTTCGAGGACCTGCTCTCCGCCGAGCAGGACAGCCCGGAACGGCTGGTCCTGCGGGGCGAACACTGGGTCGCCTTCGTGCCGTTCGCCGCGCGCTGGCCGTACGAGGTCCACCTCTACCCCAAGCGCCGGGTCGCCGACCTCACCGCGCTGACCGAGCCCGAGCGCGCCGAGTTCCCCGGCCTCTACCTGGACCTGCTGCGCCGCTTCGACGCGCTGTTCCCCGCCGCGCCCGGTGCGGCGCCCAACCGGACCCCGTACATCTCGGCCTGGCACCAGGCTCCCCGCACCGGTGGCGGGCAACTCGCCCTCCACCTCGAGCTGTTCACCGTCCGTCGGGCGCCGGGCAAGCTCAAGTACCTGGCCGGGGTGGAATCGGGGATGGACGCCTTCGTCACCGACGTGAGCCCGGAGCAGGCCGCCTCCCGGCTCCGGGAGGCGGCGCTCGGCTGA
- the galK gene encoding galactokinase, whose amino-acid sequence MIDEAATDFEAVHAARPDGTWAAPGRVNLIGEHTDYNDGFVLPIALPHTTRVSARRRTDGRLRLYSAQGDGTITDLALEALAPGAVASWASYPAGVFWALAEAGHPVGGADLFVDSDVPTGAGLSSSAALECATAAALNDLYELGLTASELALIAQRAENAFVGVPCGVMDQMASACCTDGTALFLDTRTLEQRHVPLDLTAAGLRLLVIDTRVKHDLGDGAYAALRAGCERAAGLLGLPALRDLPSADLAPALDRLPGELRPLVRHVVTENGRVLETIDHLGRGELTALGPVLTAGHASLRDDFRVSCPETDLAVEAAVAAGALGARMTGGGFGGSVVALVGAADLAAVSEAVRSAFRSAGFAAPVTFTAVPSAGARRVA is encoded by the coding sequence ATGATCGACGAGGCCGCCACCGACTTCGAGGCCGTCCACGCGGCACGGCCGGACGGCACCTGGGCCGCCCCCGGCCGGGTGAACCTGATCGGCGAACACACCGACTACAACGACGGCTTCGTCCTGCCGATCGCCCTTCCGCACACCACCCGGGTCAGCGCCCGCCGCCGGACGGACGGACGGCTGCGGCTGTACAGCGCCCAGGGCGACGGCACGATCACCGACCTGGCGCTGGAGGCACTGGCGCCCGGCGCCGTAGCGAGCTGGGCGAGCTACCCGGCCGGGGTCTTCTGGGCGCTCGCCGAGGCGGGCCACCCCGTCGGCGGGGCCGACCTGTTCGTCGACAGCGACGTGCCGACCGGGGCCGGGCTCTCCTCCTCGGCCGCCCTGGAGTGCGCGACGGCCGCGGCCCTGAACGACCTGTACGAACTGGGCCTGACCGCGTCGGAACTCGCCCTGATCGCCCAGCGGGCGGAGAACGCCTTCGTCGGTGTGCCCTGCGGGGTGATGGACCAGATGGCCTCCGCCTGCTGCACGGACGGCACCGCGCTGTTCCTCGACACCCGGACGCTGGAGCAGCGGCACGTCCCGCTCGACCTGACGGCGGCGGGGCTGCGGCTGCTGGTGATCGACACCCGGGTCAAGCACGACCTCGGCGACGGCGCGTACGCGGCCCTGCGGGCCGGCTGCGAGCGTGCCGCGGGCCTGCTCGGGCTGCCCGCGCTGCGCGACCTTCCGAGCGCCGACCTGGCCCCGGCCCTGGACCGGCTGCCCGGTGAACTCCGGCCGCTGGTACGGCACGTGGTGACCGAGAACGGGCGCGTGCTGGAGACGATCGACCATCTGGGCCGCGGTGAGCTGACGGCGCTCGGGCCCGTCCTGACGGCGGGACACGCCTCGCTGCGCGACGACTTCCGGGTCTCCTGCCCGGAGACGGACCTCGCGGTGGAGGCCGCCGTCGCCGCCGGGGCGTTGGGCGCCCGGATGACCGGGGGCGGCTTCGGCGGGTCCGTCGTCGCGCTGGTCGGGGCCGCGGACCTGGCGGCCGTCTCCGAGGCGGTGCGGTCGGCCTTCCGCTCGGCGGGCTTCGCCGCACCCGTCACCTTCACCGCGGTGCCCTCGGCGGGAGCCCGTCGGGTGGCCTGA
- a CDS encoding DeoR/GlpR family DNA-binding transcription regulator, giving the protein MADQTLLAAQRQALILEAIRRAGAVRVAELVEQFGVSDMTIRRDLDALVRQGAAEKVHGGAVASGTASTFEPGFDAKSGLEEGTKAALADAAVQLVEPGSVVALSAGTTTYAVASRLLEVPELTVVTNSLRIADLLWAAGGDGRETVPSLLLTGGSPTRSAALVGALADQTIRSLHVDLLILGVHGVSEHAGLTTPNLAEAQTNRALIASARRTVVVADHTKWGVVGLSSFATLAEVDCFVTDDALPATAREVVAEAVGELIVVPAGG; this is encoded by the coding sequence GTGGCTGACCAGACGTTGCTCGCCGCCCAGCGCCAGGCACTGATCCTGGAGGCGATCCGCCGGGCCGGCGCGGTCCGGGTCGCCGAACTGGTCGAGCAGTTCGGCGTGTCCGACATGACCATCCGCCGGGACCTCGACGCGCTGGTCCGTCAGGGCGCCGCGGAGAAGGTCCACGGCGGCGCGGTGGCGAGCGGGACGGCGAGCACCTTCGAACCCGGCTTCGACGCCAAGTCCGGGCTGGAGGAGGGCACCAAGGCCGCGCTCGCGGACGCCGCGGTCCAGCTGGTGGAGCCGGGCAGCGTGGTGGCCCTGTCGGCCGGGACCACGACCTACGCGGTCGCCTCCCGGCTGCTCGAGGTCCCGGAGCTGACGGTGGTGACCAACTCGCTGCGGATCGCGGACCTGCTCTGGGCAGCGGGAGGCGACGGGAGGGAAACCGTCCCGTCGCTGCTGCTGACCGGTGGATCGCCCACCCGCTCGGCGGCCCTGGTGGGGGCGCTGGCCGACCAGACGATCCGCTCGCTGCACGTGGACCTGCTGATCCTCGGCGTGCACGGGGTGAGCGAGCATGCCGGCCTGACCACGCCCAACCTGGCCGAGGCGCAGACCAATCGGGCCCTGATCGCCTCGGCACGCCGCACGGTCGTGGTCGCGGACCACACCAAGTGGGGCGTGGTCGGGCTGAGCAGCTTCGCGACCCTGGCGGAGGTCGACTGCTTCGTCACCGACGACGCCCTCCCGGCGACCGCCCGCGAGGTGGTCGCCGAGGCGGTCGGCGAGCTGATCGTCGTCCCGGCGGGCGGCTGA
- a CDS encoding ABC transporter permease, translating to MTTATPPTAPAPDAGAVPARSGGPYALLAAVGGQNLSLIGALVAVVALFGWLNPNFVGWDNIQVIAEAATISGLLAVVQTVVIICGGLDISVGSQAGLASVTSAMVFTSTGANPYLGIGAALAIGAGIGLFNGVVIVYGRVNPTIATLAGLAAYKGVAQLVSDGRAQGYVLNDPVFVFLSRGKIAGLPTMVWLLVLTAAAVHALLTYTDIGRNVYAIGGNDTAARLAGINLNKYLIAAYALSGTVAALAGVLLTARTGSGQPVSGSEGLELQSITAAALGGCALKGGKGGIGGTLLAVALLGALQNGLTVQGINSFWQNVAQGALLVAAVVIQQRRNRDRAVGLPA from the coding sequence ATGACGACCGCCACTCCCCCGACCGCCCCGGCGCCGGACGCCGGAGCCGTGCCCGCCCGGTCCGGTGGCCCGTACGCCCTGCTCGCCGCGGTCGGTGGCCAGAACCTCAGCCTGATCGGCGCCCTCGTCGCCGTCGTCGCCCTGTTCGGCTGGCTCAACCCGAACTTCGTCGGCTGGGACAACATCCAGGTCATCGCCGAGGCCGCCACCATCTCCGGACTGCTGGCCGTCGTCCAGACCGTCGTCATCATCTGCGGCGGCCTGGACATCTCGGTCGGCTCCCAGGCCGGTCTGGCCTCCGTCACCAGCGCGATGGTCTTCACCTCCACCGGCGCCAACCCCTACCTCGGCATCGGCGCCGCCCTCGCCATCGGCGCCGGCATCGGCCTGTTCAACGGCGTCGTCATCGTCTACGGCCGGGTCAACCCGACCATCGCCACCCTCGCCGGACTGGCCGCCTACAAGGGCGTCGCCCAGCTCGTCTCGGACGGCCGCGCCCAGGGCTACGTACTCAACGACCCGGTCTTCGTCTTCCTCAGCCGGGGCAAGATCGCCGGCCTGCCCACCATGGTCTGGCTGCTGGTCCTCACCGCCGCCGCCGTGCACGCCCTGCTCACGTACACCGACATCGGCCGCAACGTCTACGCCATCGGCGGCAACGACACCGCCGCCCGCCTGGCCGGCATCAACCTCAACAAGTACCTGATCGCCGCCTACGCCCTCTCCGGCACCGTCGCCGCCCTCGCCGGCGTCCTCCTCACCGCCCGTACCGGCAGCGGCCAACCGGTCTCCGGCAGCGAGGGCCTGGAACTCCAGTCGATCACCGCGGCCGCCCTCGGCGGCTGCGCCCTCAAGGGCGGCAAGGGCGGCATCGGCGGCACCCTGCTCGCCGTCGCGCTGCTCGGTGCCCTGCAGAACGGCCTCACCGTCCAGGGCATCAACTCCTTCTGGCAGAACGTCGCCCAGGGCGCCCTGCTGGTCGCCGCCGTGGTCATCCAGCAGCGCCGCAACCGCGACCGGGCGGTCGGCCTGCCGGCCTGA
- a CDS encoding sugar ABC transporter ATP-binding protein, which yields MTPPDSPPVPPPDGAAGLSAEGVSKRFGTVQALSDVTLAFPPGQVTALMGENGAGKSTLLRILTGDHRPTAGRVLLDGEALDLDSPQDARRAGIRIIPQEPEIIPHVPVAENVYAGSLPRTRLRRLDRAELRRRITADLHRLGFDKVLDPALLGSELTAAQRQLVEIMRALTGAVPPRAIAFDEPTSSLSEHEVEALFALIGRLRDEGIAVIYVSHRMKEIFRLADRIAVLRDGRVAGVVRAAATDEGELVRLMVGRDLSSLFVRQQVATDRVVLDVKGLSTDDVSGISLRVHAGEVVALAGLIGAGRSELALALAGDAPVHSGTVTLNGEVLRLRNPGDAIAAGIGLAPEERKTQALFLQRTIRDNTSLVSLGRLSRWRFVRRRQEKDLAQEYADRLRVRAPSVEAEVRTLSGGNQQKVVLARWLARKPDLLILDEPTRGVDIGAKAEIYQIIADLARAGTAVLVISSELPEVLGLADRIVVMQNGRTTGELTREQATEEAVLALAMADDLATTTPAQTGETH from the coding sequence ATGACCCCACCTGATTCCCCGCCCGTCCCGCCACCGGACGGCGCCGCCGGCCTGAGCGCCGAGGGCGTGTCCAAGCGCTTCGGCACCGTCCAGGCGCTCAGCGACGTCACCCTCGCCTTCCCACCCGGCCAGGTCACCGCCCTGATGGGCGAGAACGGCGCCGGCAAGTCCACCCTGCTGCGCATCCTCACCGGCGACCACCGCCCCACCGCGGGACGCGTCCTACTGGACGGTGAGGCCCTCGACCTGGACTCCCCGCAGGACGCCCGCCGCGCCGGGATCCGGATCATCCCGCAGGAACCCGAGATCATCCCGCACGTCCCGGTCGCCGAGAACGTCTACGCCGGCTCGCTGCCCCGCACCCGGCTGCGCCGGCTCGACCGCGCCGAACTGCGCCGCCGGATCACCGCCGACCTGCACCGCCTCGGCTTCGACAAGGTCCTCGACCCGGCCCTGCTCGGCTCCGAACTGACCGCTGCCCAGCGTCAGTTGGTGGAGATCATGCGCGCCCTGACCGGCGCCGTCCCACCGCGCGCGATCGCCTTCGACGAGCCCACCTCCTCGCTCTCCGAGCACGAGGTCGAGGCCCTGTTCGCCCTGATCGGACGCCTGCGCGACGAGGGCATCGCCGTCATCTACGTCTCCCACCGGATGAAGGAGATCTTCCGGCTCGCCGACCGCATCGCCGTACTGCGCGACGGCCGGGTGGCCGGCGTGGTCCGGGCCGCCGCCACCGACGAGGGCGAACTCGTACGGCTCATGGTCGGCCGCGACCTGTCCTCGCTGTTCGTCCGCCAGCAGGTCGCCACCGACCGGGTCGTCCTGGACGTCAAGGGCCTCAGCACCGACGACGTCAGCGGCATCAGCCTCAGGGTCCACGCCGGGGAGGTCGTCGCCCTCGCCGGGCTGATCGGCGCCGGGCGCTCCGAACTCGCCCTCGCGCTGGCCGGTGACGCCCCCGTCCACTCCGGCACCGTCACGCTCAACGGTGAGGTCCTGCGGCTGAGGAACCCCGGCGACGCCATCGCCGCGGGCATCGGCCTGGCCCCCGAGGAGCGCAAGACCCAGGCGCTGTTCCTGCAGCGCACGATCCGGGACAACACCTCGCTGGTCAGCCTGGGCCGGCTCAGCCGCTGGCGGTTCGTCAGGCGCCGTCAGGAGAAGGACCTCGCCCAGGAGTACGCCGACCGGCTGCGGGTCCGCGCCCCCTCCGTCGAGGCGGAGGTCCGCACCCTGTCCGGCGGCAACCAGCAGAAGGTCGTCCTCGCGCGCTGGCTCGCCCGCAAGCCCGACCTGCTGATCCTCGACGAACCCACCCGCGGCGTCGACATCGGCGCCAAGGCCGAGATCTACCAGATCATCGCCGACCTCGCCCGCGCGGGCACCGCCGTCCTGGTCATCTCCTCCGAACTGCCCGAAGTGCTCGGCCTCGCCGACCGGATCGTGGTGATGCAGAACGGCCGCACCACCGGCGAGCTCACCCGCGAGCAGGCCACCGAGGAGGCCGTCCTCGCCCTCGCCATGGCCGACGACCTGGCCACCACCACCCCCGCCCAGACCGGAGAGACCCATTGA
- a CDS encoding substrate-binding domain-containing protein has product MHLSPRGRLAPLAALSLVTAFGLTACSTGQTSSSGADASVAPVSGKVSITYLQKQGDQQYFVDEAAGAKAKAAELGADLKVVNLGNDANKTVSEVQAAIAQKSNGLIIVVPDPAVGPQVVQTARDAKAALLTSDDQVCASGPSPTQCAAGDLVPRIGFSGQQMGQQVGQRAAEEFKKAGWNPADTRIISAWKQDVTVCGDRVKAAKAAFDQAAPGVQNLDVATDNTPTGAQDKVAATITANAGVKHWVVWGCNDENVQGAVTALQNAGVSPDDIDGVGLGAYLACKDWASGKPSGMKAALFINGKDVGALSVQTMYDKLKNGKDFPKEAFAPTKMVDAATWQSAGVSCS; this is encoded by the coding sequence ATGCACCTCTCCCCCCGCGGCCGCCTGGCCCCGCTCGCCGCGCTGAGCCTGGTCACCGCCTTCGGCCTGACGGCCTGTTCCACCGGGCAGACCTCCTCCTCCGGCGCCGACGCCTCGGTGGCCCCGGTCTCCGGCAAGGTCTCGATCACCTACCTGCAGAAGCAGGGCGACCAGCAGTACTTCGTGGACGAGGCCGCCGGCGCCAAGGCCAAGGCGGCCGAGCTCGGCGCCGACCTGAAGGTCGTCAACCTGGGCAACGACGCCAACAAGACGGTCAGCGAGGTGCAGGCCGCGATCGCCCAGAAGAGCAACGGCCTGATCATCGTGGTGCCGGACCCGGCGGTCGGCCCGCAGGTCGTCCAGACCGCCCGGGACGCCAAGGCCGCCCTGCTCACCTCCGACGACCAGGTCTGCGCGAGCGGCCCCTCCCCGACCCAGTGCGCCGCGGGCGACCTGGTCCCCCGGATCGGCTTCTCCGGCCAGCAGATGGGCCAGCAGGTCGGCCAGCGCGCCGCGGAGGAGTTCAAGAAGGCCGGCTGGAACCCCGCGGACACCCGGATCATCTCCGCCTGGAAGCAGGACGTGACCGTCTGCGGCGACCGGGTCAAGGCCGCGAAGGCCGCCTTCGACCAGGCCGCGCCGGGCGTGCAGAACCTCGATGTGGCCACCGACAACACGCCGACCGGCGCGCAGGACAAGGTGGCCGCCACCATCACCGCCAACGCCGGCGTCAAGCACTGGGTGGTGTGGGGCTGCAACGACGAGAACGTCCAGGGTGCCGTCACCGCCCTGCAGAACGCCGGGGTCAGCCCCGACGACATCGACGGCGTCGGCCTCGGCGCCTACCTGGCGTGCAAGGACTGGGCCTCCGGCAAGCCCTCCGGCATGAAGGCCGCCCTGTTCATCAACGGCAAGGACGTCGGCGCCCTGTCGGTGCAGACGATGTACGACAAGCTCAAGAACGGCAAGGACTTCCCCAAGGAGGCCTTCGCCCCGACCAAGATGGTCGACGCCGCGACCTGGCAGTCCGCGGGCGTGTCCTGCAGCTGA
- the xdhC gene encoding xanthine dehydrogenase accessory protein XdhC, producing MTWVTAVARLRARREHGVLVTVATVRGHAPRDAGAKLVVGQTGTWGSIGGGNVEAVSIDRAREMIATSKPEPELMDFALNDKVTNRHGVQCCGGTVAVLLEPLPVVPAVAVFGVGHVGLELARILARQDLDLHLIDTRPDVLTDERLSVLADAVAQVHVHHTPLLPEEILEELPRGTHILIMTHDHAEDAALCDAALRTTHLGSIGLIGSASKWARFRKRLAGEGGHDEATIARIRTPIGLADITGKEPATIAVSVAADLLRTFEAERN from the coding sequence ATGACCTGGGTCACCGCGGTCGCGCGGCTGCGAGCACGCCGGGAGCACGGCGTGCTGGTGACCGTCGCGACCGTGCGCGGCCACGCCCCGCGGGACGCCGGCGCGAAGCTCGTGGTCGGGCAGACCGGGACGTGGGGCTCGATCGGCGGCGGCAACGTCGAGGCCGTCTCGATCGATCGGGCCCGGGAGATGATCGCCACGTCCAAGCCGGAGCCGGAGCTGATGGATTTCGCCCTGAACGACAAGGTGACCAACCGCCACGGCGTGCAGTGCTGCGGCGGTACGGTCGCGGTACTGCTCGAACCGCTGCCGGTGGTACCGGCGGTGGCGGTCTTCGGCGTCGGGCACGTCGGGCTGGAACTGGCGCGCATCCTGGCACGACAGGACCTCGACCTGCACCTGATCGACACCCGCCCCGACGTCCTCACCGACGAACGGCTCTCCGTGCTGGCGGACGCGGTGGCGCAGGTGCACGTGCATCACACGCCGCTGCTGCCTGAGGAGATCCTGGAGGAACTGCCGCGCGGCACCCACATCCTGATCATGACCCATGATCACGCCGAGGACGCCGCCCTATGCGACGCCGCCTTGCGCACCACCCATCTCGGCTCCATCGGGCTGATCGGGTCGGCGAGCAAGTGGGCGCGGTTCCGCAAACGCCTGGCCGGCGAGGGAGGTCACGACGAGGCCACCATCGCCCGGATCAGGACCCCGATCGGGCTGGCCGACATCACCGGCAAGGAACCCGCGACGATCGCCGTGAGCGTCGCGGCGGATCTGCTGCGCACCTTCGAAGCCGAGCGGAACTGA